A genome region from Streptomyces pratensis includes the following:
- the hpt gene encoding hypoxanthine phosphoribosyltransferase has product MGTDLESVLLTKEEIDAKLVELAAKIDAEYAGKDLLIIGVLKGAVMVMADLARALSTPVTMDWMAVSSYGAGTQSSGVVRILKDLDTDIKGRHVLIVEDIIDSGLTLSWLLTNLGSREPASLEVCTLLRKPDAAKVAIDVKWVGFDIPNEFVVGYGLDYAEKYRNLPFVGTLAPHVYGG; this is encoded by the coding sequence ATGGGCACCGACCTCGAGTCGGTGCTCCTCACCAAGGAAGAGATCGACGCGAAGCTCGTCGAGCTGGCAGCGAAGATCGACGCGGAGTACGCGGGCAAGGACCTGCTGATCATCGGTGTGCTCAAGGGCGCGGTGATGGTCATGGCGGACCTGGCCCGCGCGCTGTCCACCCCCGTCACCATGGACTGGATGGCCGTGTCGTCCTACGGCGCCGGCACCCAGTCCTCGGGCGTCGTGCGGATCCTCAAGGACCTCGACACCGACATCAAGGGCAGGCACGTCCTGATCGTCGAGGACATCATCGACTCCGGTCTCACACTGTCCTGGCTGCTGACCAACCTCGGCTCGCGCGAACCCGCGAGCCTGGAGGTCTGCACGCTGCTCCGCAAGCCGGATGCCGCGAAGGTCGCCATCGACGTGAAGTGGGTCGGCTTCGACATCCCGAACGAGTTCGTCGTCGGCTACGGGCTGGACTACGCGGAGAAGTACCGCAACCTCCCCTTCGTCGGCACGCTCGCCCCTCACGTCTACGGCGGCTGA
- the ftsH gene encoding ATP-dependent zinc metalloprotease FtsH: protein MDVKRYFRGPVMWIVLAVLAVVVLMQVVGSSGGYKTVDTGKVIQAISKNQVEQAKLTTGDEQILKIELKDKEKLKGESGSKFQASYIGNQGVELADTLQKKFESGDIEKGYTVSPSKQSPFVSILLSLLPFVLIVVVFLFLMNQMQGGGSKVMQFGKSKAKLITKDTPKTTFADVAGSDEAVEELYEIKEFLQEPAKFQAVGAKIPKGVLLYGPPGTGKTLLARAVAGEAGVPFYSISGSDFVEMFVGVGASRVRDLFEQAKANAPAIVFVDEIDAVGRHRGAGMGGGHDEREQTLNQLLVEMDGFDVKGGVILIAATNRPDILDPALLRPGRFDRQIAVDRPDMQGRLEILKVHQKGKPVAEDVDLNAVARRTPGFTGADLSNVLNEAALLTARSNKKLIDNHMLDEAIDRVVAGPQKRTRIMSEKEKKITAYHEGGHALVAAASPQSDPVHKITILSRGRALGYTMVLPEEDKYSTTRNEMLDQLAYMLGGRAAEELVFHDPTTGAANDIEKATATARAMVTQYGMTERLGAIKFGGDNTEPFVGREMGHQRDYSEEVAALVDEEVKKLIETAHNDAWEILVENRDILDALVLELLEKETLGKEQIAEIFAPIVKRPARPAWTGSARRTPSTRPPVLSPKELALTNGSANGSGTPEIAPTDMTKNTGSTSPEALPEDRPES from the coding sequence ATGGACGTGAAGCGATACTTCCGTGGGCCGGTCATGTGGATCGTGCTGGCCGTCCTCGCCGTGGTCGTGTTGATGCAGGTCGTCGGCTCGTCCGGCGGCTACAAGACGGTGGACACCGGCAAGGTGATCCAGGCGATCAGCAAGAACCAGGTGGAGCAGGCCAAGCTGACCACCGGTGACGAACAGATCCTGAAGATCGAGCTGAAGGACAAGGAAAAGCTCAAGGGCGAGTCCGGCAGCAAGTTCCAGGCGAGCTACATCGGCAACCAGGGTGTCGAGCTCGCCGACACGCTGCAGAAGAAGTTCGAGAGCGGTGACATCGAGAAGGGTTACACCGTCTCGCCGTCGAAGCAGTCCCCGTTCGTCTCGATCCTTCTCTCGCTGTTGCCCTTCGTCCTGATCGTGGTCGTGTTCCTGTTTCTGATGAATCAGATGCAGGGCGGCGGCTCCAAGGTCATGCAGTTCGGCAAGTCCAAGGCCAAGCTGATCACCAAGGACACGCCGAAGACGACGTTCGCCGATGTGGCGGGGTCGGACGAGGCCGTCGAGGAACTGTACGAGATCAAGGAATTCCTCCAGGAGCCGGCGAAGTTCCAGGCCGTCGGCGCCAAGATCCCCAAGGGTGTCCTGCTGTACGGGCCGCCCGGTACGGGTAAGACGCTGCTCGCTCGCGCCGTCGCCGGCGAGGCGGGCGTCCCGTTCTACTCGATCTCCGGTTCCGACTTCGTCGAGATGTTCGTCGGTGTCGGTGCCTCCCGTGTCCGTGACCTCTTCGAGCAGGCCAAGGCGAACGCTCCGGCGATCGTCTTCGTCGACGAGATCGACGCAGTCGGACGGCACCGTGGTGCCGGCATGGGCGGCGGTCACGACGAGCGCGAGCAGACGCTCAACCAGCTGCTCGTCGAGATGGACGGCTTCGACGTGAAGGGCGGGGTCATCCTGATCGCCGCCACGAACCGGCCGGACATCCTGGACCCGGCGCTGCTGCGTCCGGGACGCTTCGACCGGCAGATCGCCGTCGACCGGCCGGACATGCAGGGCCGCCTCGAGATCCTCAAGGTGCACCAGAAGGGCAAGCCGGTCGCGGAGGACGTCGACCTCAACGCGGTCGCCCGTCGTACGCCCGGCTTCACCGGTGCCGACCTGTCGAACGTGCTGAACGAAGCGGCGCTCCTGACGGCGCGCAGCAACAAGAAGCTGATCGACAACCACATGCTCGACGAGGCCATCGACCGCGTCGTGGCGGGTCCGCAGAAGCGGACCCGGATCATGTCCGAGAAGGAAAAGAAGATCACCGCGTACCACGAGGGCGGACACGCCCTGGTCGCGGCGGCCTCACCCCAGTCGGACCCGGTCCACAAGATCACGATCCTCTCCCGCGGCCGTGCCCTCGGATACACGATGGTGCTCCCGGAGGAGGACAAGTACTCCACGACGCGCAACGAGATGCTCGACCAGCTGGCGTACATGCTGGGCGGGCGCGCGGCCGAGGAGCTGGTCTTCCACGACCCGACGACCGGCGCTGCGAACGACATCGAGAAGGCCACTGCCACGGCCCGCGCGATGGTCACGCAGTACGGCATGACCGAGCGGCTCGGTGCGATCAAGTTCGGTGGAGACAACACCGAGCCCTTCGTGGGCCGGGAGATGGGCCATCAGCGCGACTACTCGGAAGAGGTCGCGGCGCTCGTCGACGAAGAGGTCAAGAAGCTCATCGAGACCGCGCACAACGACGCGTGGGAAATCCTCGTCGAGAACCGTGACATCCTCGACGCCCTGGTCCTCGAGCTCCTCGAGAAGGAGACGCTCGGCAAGGAGCAGATCGCCGAGATCTTCGCCCCGATCGTGAAGCGCCCGGCTCGCCCGGCGTGGACCGGTTCCGCCCGGCGTACCCCGTCGACGCGTCCGCCTGTGCTCTCTCCCAAGGAGCTGGCCCTCACCAACGGCTCCGCCAATGGTTCGGGCACTCCGGAGATCGCTCCGACGGACATGACGAAGAACACCGGCAGTACCTCCCCGGAGGCGCTCCCCGAGGATCGCCCCGAGAGTTAG